A stretch of DNA from Phalacrocorax carbo unplaced genomic scaffold, bPhaCar2.1 SCAFFOLD_449, whole genome shotgun sequence:
TGcgaccccccagcccctcctgcacccccaggaCCTTCTAggccccccccccagaccccgcACCAGACACCCAGGACCTTCCGGGACCCGTCCAGgacccccccccttccccctcacctgcgcccccccggccccgccgccccccccgctcttcccgccggcggcggcggctttGCTGATGCTGGCCAAGGCCTGCCGGGCCTTCTCCCACTCGGGGTTCTCGTGGGCCGGGGCCTCCAGGCCGCCCTcccgcgccgcgccggccgCCAGCCCGTACTGCGGAGCCCTGCGGGGAGACGCGGCGggtcgggccgggccggggcggcgggtcGGGCCCGCCGCGACCCCCTCCCCCGTCCCCCGGGGCTCACCACTCCGGCGCTCGCTGGTCACCGATGTTGGCGGCCATGGCGGGGCCTGGCGGGGCCTGGCGGGGCCTGGCGGGGCCTGGCGGGGCCTCCCGCGGCCGCCGACCCCCCCTCACGCCGCACCCCGCCGCGGCCGCAGCGATCGGTACCGGCGCCCTCCGCGCTCCCAAAATGGCGGCGCCGCCGCCTTCCCCGACCCTTCCCTCAGCCGCCACTTCCGGGCGCCGCTTCCGGTGACGCCGCGCGCGGGGCCAATGGGAAggcgggggaaggaggaaggggcgGGGAATAATGGGAAGGGGTGCGGGGTGGAGGGCATGGGGAAGGAGGGGCGGTGGGCGGTGCTGGCCAATGGGAGCGAGGGATGCCGCGGGTGTTAGCCAAtggagaggcagagctgggtttgggggggaaaCGGCGGCCGCGAAGGGACAATCCTCGCTCAAAGCGCAACGGCGCTGCCGGGagggggggagtggggagggaaggggggggtcgGGGTGGGGGAATTAGGGgtccggggtggggggagataTGGGGGGGTCTATGGGGCAGGGTCGGGGAGCAGATAtggggatgctgtggggcagAGTTGGGGAGGTGGGATATGGGGGTGCCATGGATCACAGTTGGGGGTGGGATATGGGAGTGCCATGGGGCAGGACTGAAGAACAGATATGGGGGTGCTATGGGGCTGCGGTTGGGGGTGGATATGGGGGTGCCATGGGGCAGATTTGGGGGTGGATATGGGGGTGACATGGGGTTGCAGTTGGGGTTGGATATGggggtgccatggggcagggttgggggtggATATGGGGGTGCCATGGGGCTGCGGTTGGGGTTGGATatgggggtgccgtggggctgcGGTTGGGGTTGGATatgggggtgccgtggggcagggTTGGAGGACGGATatgggggtgctgtggggctgcggTTGGGGGGCGGAAGCGGCGCCGTGGGGCTGTGGTTTTGTGGGGGGCCGAGCCGCTCCCTTCCTGCCGGGCTCAACTTCTGCAGTCGGGGCGGCAGCGCCATGGGGCCCCATGTCCTCGTCCTcggtggggccggggggctcggggggcttggggggctcgggggggggggacacacacggaCGCGGGTGCCACCGTCCCCCTGTCTGTCTCCCGCAGGCTTttgggtgctggggctgtgtggggcCACGGACCGTGAGTACCCCGGGGGGGGcgcgtggggtggggggtcacGGGTGGGGGGATGACACCCGCCGTGGGGCTGAGGACACAccatggggctggaggggggcgAAGGCGGCCACCCCCCCGTCCCCTCCTGCCATGTCCCGCAGCGCCTGGAccccccccttgtcccccccACTCGTGGTGCCCCCAACCCCACGGGCCAGGGGGTGCCCCCGTCCCCTCGTCCCCAGGGATTTGGGGTCCCCACgtccccctcccagctctgagGCCGCCCTGTCCCGCCCGTCCCCCCCTCTGGGgtcccccatccctgcccccccATTTccagtgtcccccccagccccgtctCCAGggtcccccatccccagggtcccccctgtgcccccgtccccagccccagggtccCCCATCCCTgttgtccccctgtccccccctgcccccaggacccccctgtccccagggtccccctgtccccgtccccagccccacgTTTCCGGGGTCCCCACACCCCCCTGTCCCCTCAtgtccccagggtccccccatTCCCTCgtccccgggacccccccatccccttgcccccatccccacgtcccctCATCCCCGTCTCTGGGGTCCCCacgtccccagccccagggtccCCCATCTCCATCAtccccctgtcccctcctgcccccaggatccccccgtccccatccccggggtccccccatccccgtccccacgGTCCCacatgtccccaaccccccatCCCCGGGGTCCCgacgtccccgtccccccccacGGCCCCTGtgtgccccccacacccctccctgtccccccccccagcccctgtgtGCTCCCCACGGCCCCTGtgtgccccccacacccccccacacccctccctgtccccccccacGGCCCCTGtgtgccccccacacccccccacacccctccctgtccccccccccagcccctgtgtGCTCCCCACGGCCCCTGtgtgccccccacacccccccacacccctccctgtcccccccccgcGCCCTCACGTGCGCCCCCATCCCCGGGGCACCCCGTCTCTGgggtccccgcgcccccccgtGCCCCGGCGCAGgacagccccagctgcagctgcaggacgGGCCGTGGGCGCGGGTGGGGGACACGCTGCACCTCCACTGCTCGGGGCCGGGACCCCACTTCCAGCTGCTGCACGGGAACGGCTCCAGCCCGGTGAAAACCATCACCTCCCACGGCGGCTTCGCCACCTTCCGCCTCCCCGTGGCCGCGCCCCACGACGGGGGGCTCTACACCTGCcgctgctgggacccccccggcccccccagcgAGCCCGTCGAGGTGCTGGTCATCGGTGAGGGGCGAtgcggggggcgtgggggacccagggggccgggggggggtgtggggggcccacgggggccggggggggagcagggaggggtgtCGGGGGCCcgtggggggatgtggggggaggCATGGAGGGGTGCGGTGGGACATGGAGAGGTGGGGGAGGCCCACAGGGGCTGTGAGGGGTGGTgtggaggggtgtggggggcccACAGGGGCcgtggggggatgcgggggggggcgtggaggggtgtggggggcccACGGGGCCGTCGGGGGGGGGCgtggaggggtgtgggggggccatggggggtgtgtgggggacATGGAGGGGTATAGGGGGCtcacaggggctgggggggccatGGAGGGGTGTGAGGGGCCAtggaggggtgtgggggacaTGGAGGGGTATAGGGGGCTCACAGGGGCTAGGGGGGGCatggaggggtgtggggggccatggggggggtgtggggggctcacaggggctggggg
This window harbors:
- the LOC135311087 gene encoding immunoglobulin superfamily member 1-like, with the translated sequence MGVPWGCGWGWIWGCRGAGLEDGYGGAVGLRLGGGSGAVGLWFCGGPSRSLPAGLNFCSRGGSAMGPHVLVLGFWVLGLCGATDRQPQLQLQDGPWARVGDTLHLHCSGPGPHFQLLHGNGSSPVKTITSHGGFATFRLPVAAPHDGGLYTCRCWDPPGPPSEPVEVLVIDPNLAPPKLSLPQPLPQPLPRGSNVSVVCEGPPGAGTVRLYREGGRAAVRRRWGALGGAVPLPLGPLLPSDQGTYVCLYSPEGGGVSSPSPPLLLLVEGGEIVPVDPDWEGCGHWRPTATRPRP